The Cellulosilyticum sp. I15G10I2 nucleotide sequence TTACAGATGTTTTGCTTGCCGTTAATCGGTCTTATCATAAATCAGATTACATTCCGTGCATTACATGGGGGAGAAATGCCAGGTTTGCTGAGAATTTAAAAGTAGGAGACCACATAAAAGTATGGGGAAGAATTCAAAGCAGAATTTATCAGAAAAAGCTTGAAACAGGTGAAACAACTACAAAAATAGCTTATGAGATTTCTATTGGAAAGATGGAAGTTGCAGATAATAATAACAAGGAAGAAGAAGCAGCTGAATAACCGCCAAAAGCAGAGCATATCATGCTCTGCTTTTGTGTGGGATGCTAACGAGAATGAAAAGCCCATCTTTAAATAAAAGATATGTTATAATAGAAATAGTTAAATATAAAATAAGCAGGGCAGGGGTTAAAGAAAGATATGTACCAGATTATAAGACAAAAGAGAAAAACTGTAGCGATTGATATAGATAATGACCTAAATATTGTTATAAAAGTACCGCACTATTTAAAAACATCGGAAATTAATAAACTGATTCAAAAACATCAGTCTTGGATTGAAAAGCGTGTTCAAGAAAAGACTCAGCATAAAAAGCAACATGATTGGCGCGTAACGAATCAGATCTTGTATTTAGGAGAATATAGAGAAATTTACAAGATAAAGGAGCCGTGGCTAAGAGGTAGGGTTGTGGTTGATGGAAATCAGTTAATTATTAAGCTTAAAGAGCCAGAGAGCCGTGAGGAAACAGAAAGACTTATTGAACAGTTTTTTAAAGAACAAGCTGATAGTATTTTAACAAATCTTACAGACTACTATGCGGATTTAATTCATGTAAGCTACAACAAAATAACTATTCGTAATCAAAAGACAAGATGGGGAAGCTGCTCATCAAAGGGAAATATTTCTTATAATGTCAAAATACTATGTGCCTTAGAAGAAATGATAGCCTATATTGTTTTACATGAAGTGATGCATTTAAAACATTTTAATCATGGTAAAGCGTTTTGGCAGGAAATCGCAGAAATTATGCCAGATTATAAAGATAAAATGAATTACTTTAAACAATTTGGACAAAACTTTATTATATAATAGAGTAAAGGAGGAAAAACTATGAAAAATGGACTTGTACAAGTTTATTATGGAGATGGAAAAGGTAAAACAACGTCAGCCGTGGGGCTTGGCATTAGAGCGGTAGGCAATAATTATAAAGTGATCATGATACAGTTTTTAAAAAATGATCTTGCGGGAGAATGTAAAATTATTAGAGATTTAGAACCTTACTTTAAAGTATTTCATTTTGAAAAAGAACATGGACTTACATGGACACTTACAGAAGAAGAAAAAGAAGAGCTGAGAAGCGAAACAAAAAATGCTCTGAATTTTGCAATTAAAGTAATGGATACTGCCGAATGCGATGTTTTAATATTAGATGAGATTCTTAATGTTGTAGAGGAAGGGATTATAGCAGAAACAGAACTTTGTGAATTGATTGACCATAAGCCGGATGAAATGGAGCTTGTATTAACTGGGCGTAATCTGACTGAGTGTATTGCAAAGAGAGCAGACTCTATTAGTTGTGTTAAAGCTATAAAGCACCCTGCACAAAAAGATATGCTAGGAAGAGCGGGGATGGAATATTAATTTTGTAGAAGGTACATAGTGTTTAATGACTTATTGCCAAGAACCTTCATACAATGCAAATAATCTTTATATAAAGAAGAAAGAGCAGATCAACAAGTCTGCTCTTTCTTAAATTACGCCTCTAATAAATGTTCCATATTATAAAGACCTGGTGCTTTATGGGCTAAAAATTTTGCTGCTTTAATTGCCCCTACAGCAAAAACTTCTTTGGAGGTTGCTTGATGGGTAAGAGAAATAAATTCATCATTTCCAGCAAATAGTATTTCATGTTCTCCCACTATTGTACCACCTCGAACAGCGTGTATACCTATCTCTTTTTTAGGTCTTTTTTCGCGTACCGTAGAGCGGTCATAGCAAAAACTATAGGTGTTATCTAAAGTTTCGTTAATAGCATCGGCTATGGCCAGCGCAGTACCACTAGGTGCGTCGATTTTTTGATTGTGATGCTTCTCAATAATTTCTATATCAAAAGAACTATCACTTAGTACCTCAGTAGCTCTTTTAGCAAGTGCAATGAGTAAATTAACGCCAAGAGACATATTAGCTGAGAAGAATAGGGGTACTGTAGTGCTTATATCATGTATAAAGGCGATTTCTTCGGCGGATAGGCCTGTAGTACAGACAACGGTTGGTATTTTTTTGTTTTTTGCGTATTCAAGCAAAGGGACTACTGCCTTTGCTGTAGAAAAATCTATAATTACATCCGCCTCAATATTACATTCCTGAATATGACTAAAAACAGGAAAGGCGTTTGGAACTTCTAAATAAGGATCTACTCCAGCTACGATTTGAATACCTTCGTGTTGTGATATGATTCGTGAGATGGTTTGCCCAACTCTGCCATTGCAACCATGCATTAATACTTTTATCATGTGCATCATCCTTTCTGCCCGAGGTTTAAACTAATAGCTTTGCATTAACAAGCGCTTGTTTTAACTGAGCGATATTATTTTCTTCCATACTTGAAAGAGGTAATCTGCATGGGCCTACATTAAAGCCCATAAGGTTAAGTGCCTCTTTAACAGGAATTGGGTTAACTTCACAAAACAAAGCTTCTATTAAAGGAACGAGGTCAAGCTGCAGCTTAAGAGCTTCTTTTGTTTGACCGCCTAAATATAATTTTACAATATCATGGGTTTGCTTTGGTGCAATGTTTGATAATACTGAGATTACACCTTTGCCGCCAAGTGAAAGTATAGGAATGATTTGATCGTCGTTTCCAGAATAAAGAGGAAGATTGTCGCCGCATTTAGCAGCTATTTGAGCAACTTGAGCGATGTTACCTGTTGCTTCCTTAAGGCCTATTACAAAATCATATTTTGAAAGTTCATAAGCAGTATTAGGAGTGATATTTACACCAGTACGACTAGGTACGCTGTATAAGATCATAGGTAGATTAGAAGCCTTTGCAATAGCCGTAAAGTGTTCTATAAGGCCTTTTTGAGTAGCCTTATTGTAATAAGGTGTTACTTGAAGAGAAGCATCTGCACCTAGAGTCTTAGCTCTTTTTGTAAGTTCAATACCATGTCTTGTATCATTACTCCCAGTGCCGGCTACAACGGGCACTCTCCCTTTAACTCTGTCTACTGCCACTTTAATACATTCAAGATGTTCGTCATCAGACATCGTAGATGCCTCGCCAGTTGTACCGCAGATAATGATAGCATCGGTACTGTTTTGAAGTTGAAAATCTATAAGTTCTTCCAATTTACCAAAGTTAATATCTCCATTCTCATAAAACGGTGTAACAATAGCAACGCCTGCTCCTTCAAAAATTGTCATAATATCAATCCTTCCGTTAGAGTTTCATTATAATAACTTACTTAGTCATTTAAACTAAGTTTGCAGTTAGTAGTTATAAGTGTCTATACCATAATATTCATGGCATATAATAAGTGCAACTTGAGTTTAAACGTATTCGATTTTAAAGATTTAATAAAAAATATAAATAAAAAAACCAGCACTTAGAGGCTGGCTACGAAAATCATTATAAGTATCATTCCTATAAGAATGATAAAATGATAAAGTAGCACTCCACTCTTATTTTACAATAAAGAGTGACAGTTGTATAGCTGTTAACGATACAACCAGAAATAAATAATGCAAGTTATTTATCCTTCGGCGATATTTCCTTTCTACATTTATCCTGTTCTCTTGCAAGAATCAAAATGCATACTCATAACTACCGCGCCTCTACATGGATACTATATTAGATTGATTAATATTATATCATTAAAAGATTTAAGTGTCAATATAACATTTTATATTTTTGGTATAAAATTCAAATTATTAAAATTTTTCTAAAAGTGAAGGCCTAGTGTATAAAATATGTTTTATAGATACATACTCTAGTAAATCCCATTTAGAAAAAGGAGAGCATATGAAAACAAATGAATCTAAAAATAAAGAAAAGCTATTTGATGCTTTATCTGAACATGAAAAAATGAAACTAGAAATAGCTGAAGAATTAGGACTTTTGGATCAAGTCCAGCAAGGTGGCTGGAAAAGCTTATCCGCTAAAGAAACCGGAAGAATAGGTGGTCTTATGACCAAGAGAAAAAGAGAGCTTAGCAGTAAAACAGAAGAAAATACAAAATAAAAGCAAGAGGCGTATAGGTTACTATGAAATGGAACCTATACGCCTCTTGCTTTTATTTATTTGTTTTTTTATGAATATAGATTTCACATCTCTATATTTTAGGAACACATACTAACCAAAAGATACTTTTAATTATTTTCTTTTTTTAAAAAGATTCTAAGCTTATTGATACGATTATTAGAAGTTTCTTCTACAATAAAAGTAGTCGTCTGATAGATAACCTGCTCTCCTTCAGTAGGAAATCTATCTAATAGACCGATAATAAACCCTCCGATAGAGTCAAATTCCTGTGAGGTAATGTCTAAACTTAAGTATTCATTGACTTCAGATATTCTGCAAGTAGCATCAACTAAATATTCTCCGTCATCTATTTGGATAATATCATCTTCGGTGATGTCATATTCATCATCGATATCTCCCACTATTTCTTCAATTAAATCTTCCATTGTAACAAGGCCAGAAGTACCGCCATATTCATCAAGGACAATGGCTATACCAATTTTTTGGGCACGCATCTCTTTAAAGAGTTCATCGATACGTTTATATTCATGTACGAAGTAAACTTCTCTTAGGAAAGCGTTTACTTTAAAATGATTAGGATCAAATGATTGGATAATAAGGTCCTTGATATAAAGTATACCAATAATATTATCTTGACTTTCCTCATAAACAGGCATACGAGAAAAGTGTTCCTCTTTATATAAGTTTAATATATCCTCATATGTATCATTTATATTTATTGCAATCATATCCGTACGAGGAATCATCACGTCCTTGGCATAGGAATCACCAAAGTCAAATACATTGTAAATCATTTTCTTTTCTTCATCTTCAAGCACGCCCTCTTCATGGCTTACCGTAACGATGGTGCGTAGTTCATCTGCAGTAATAAAAGGTTTGCTCTCATCTGCATTGCCACCAAATAGCTTAATAATAAAATGAGTAGTACCCATTAAAATTTTAACAATAGGATTCGTTAAAAATACAAGCAGTAAAATAGGTTTTGAAACAAGAATAGCGACTTCATGAGCATGTGCATTTGATAAAGATTTAGGTGTGATCTCACCAAAAACAAGTATGAGTAATGTCATAACACCTGTAGCAATACCAATGCCAAGACCTGAGGCCGTATCTTTAAATAAATCTATTGCGATAACAGTCGCCAAAGAAGAAGCTGCGATATTAACGAGGTTATTGCCTACTAGTATAGCGCCAAGCATTTTATTAGGATCTTCAAGCAGTCTGCTTAATAACTTGGCGCCTTTGATATCTTGTTCTACCATATGGCGCACATCGATTTTACTAATAGACATAAGAGCCGTTTCAGATGCTGAAAAGAAAGCAGAGAAGCCAAGTAAAATAATTAAAATAGTAATTTGTATGAGTAATTGAGTAGTCAAGTTAAAATCACTCTCCTAATGTATTCAAATAGAATTAGTATTAGTATAGCAATAACATGTATTATAGTATGTGCTATTTATAAAGATTAAACACATATTAAAACATATAATATAAAAAGACATTTTATAAATTGATGTAAAATGACAATATTTCATATTATCTGACTGATACATATTCTATATACACATATATTATATATACACATATTATATATAGTAGAAATAATGCTAAAAATAGCCTAAGGAGGGAAATTAAAGGATGAGAGATAACGATGCATACTGGGGCAGAGCAGATAAGACCTACTATGTTCCTCGGCATGAAGACGAATATAACGATTGTTGGGATGATAGGTATTGTTGTGATAATTGTTGCGACAATAATTGTTATCATGATGAATGTATCTGTTGCATAGGCCCAAGAGGTCCAAAAGGAGCAACAGGATTTACAGGCCCCACAGGTCCCACAGGGTTTACGGGACCAACAGGATTTACAGGCCCCACAGGTTCCACAGGGTTTACGGGACCAGCAGGATTTACAGGCCCCACAGGTCCGACGGGGAGTACTGGCCCAGCAGGTACACCAGGAGGGCCAACAGGAGACACCGGGCCGACAGGGCCACAAGGATTAATAGGAACAACAGGAGCAACGGGAGCAACGGGAGCCACAGGGCCACAAGGATTAATAGGAGCAACCGGCGCAACAGGAGGCACAGGGCCAACAGGACCACAAGGATTAATAGGAGCAACGGGAGACACAGGGCCAACAGGACCACAAGGATTAATAGGAGCAACGGGAGACACAGGGCCAACAGGACCACAAGGATTAATAGGAGCAACGGGAGACACAGGCCCAACAGGATTCACAGGTCCAACGGGAGATACAGGCGCAATAGGATTCACAGGTCCAACGGGAGACACAGGTCCGACAGGAGACACAGGCGCAACAGGACCCACAGGTCCAGAAGGCGGCGTACTAGCTTTTGCAGATTTCTATGCATTGATGCCTCCTGATAACGCAGCAACAGTTGCTCCAGGTACAGATGTAAGCTTTCCGCAAGATGGACCTATTAGCGGGGCGGCTATTGCCCGTCTTACGGCTAGTACATTTAACTTAGCTGAAATTGGCACTTATCAAGTCTTGTTTCAGGTGAGTGTGACCGAAGCAGGTCAACTGATTTTAACGCTTGATGGCGCTGATCTAGCTTATACTGTAGTGGGGAGAGCAACGGGTACTTCGCAAATTGTAGGAATGGCGCTTGTAACTACTACGTCCGTCAGTTCGGTACTAACTGTAAGAAATCCTGCTGGAAATGCAGCGGCACTTACCATTACACCTCTCGCTGGAGGCACAAGGCCTGTTTCGGCACACCTTGTTATTATGCAAATCGCATAGAGAGAAATAGAAGAAATCTAAATATAGCACTGCGGGCGTTATGCTCGTGGGGCTATTTGCTTAACACATAGATGGCATCAGAACCTTAAAGTCTGTCTATAAAGTGAAGAACATATAGGAGCAGTGAAATCTATATACAATAATCATAAGAATTTACAGGAAGTAGATGGGAAGAAAAATATTTCTAATAGGATGCTGCATTCTGATAAAAAGAGAGGGACACTACAGTTAAAATACATTTATAAAAGCATATAAAACACTGATTAGATTATATAGTTAGGGGGTATATTAAACTTGAGGGTGCGCCAGTTCGGCGTGTAAGACATAGTTAGGTGAAGGTCCTAACTCGGTAAAGTCTAACCAATAGCCGGTACTTAGTCTTGGAGCCGAAGTGGTGACATTAGGTTTAAGCGTAGACAAAGGAGCTTGAGTGTCGAAATGTGAAAGCGTGAAGTGATTCAGCCTCGTTATTATAAAAATGCAACAGCCGATACAGTCCTCAATGTAGCAGGCAGAAAGAAATGACCGCAATGATGAGGTCGTGGAGATGTTGACGGGGTCAATAGAGCTTGGCGAGCAAGAAAGATGTATTACATGTACCTGGGAGATCTCATAGTTGGAAACTACCGCGTCCATATACGAACGAGCAAGAGGAAACTAAAGCTTAAGAAGCAAAGTGCAAAGAAATGGCTTGTAGAGAGAATGCATAAGCCGATATGGCAGACACTTGAAACTCTAAAGCTAATACTAAACGGGCACGTCAATTACTATGGTGTTAATGGAAATTTCAGGTCAATACAGAATTTCTTTAGCTATGTAAGTTATACCTTCTATAGAGTGCTGAGAAGACGCGGGAAGAAGAACCCAATAAAGTTTAAGGACTTCATAAGAATATGGGATGCAGTAGGTTTTAAGCCACCCAGAGTGTGTGAATACTTGGTATTAATTTGAAGTTATATATGAACAGCCGTATGCGGGAAAACCGCACGTACGGTTCTATGAGGGGCTTAACAAGACCCTACTCTCATAAATGAGAGGAGGGAGTCGAGTTTGAGTCTACTCGACTTTTTTCATATGAAATATTATGCAATAGGAGCGTTTGCAAAATTAATCGGAGTAACGCAGCAAACGCTAAGAAATTGGGACAAAGTAGGAAAGCTAAAACCCAGTCATACAGGTAAAAGCGGTTACAGGTATTATTCTCAGCAACAGCTTCAATGTTATTTGGGGTTTAAAGGCGAAACAGTAGTTAAAAGAAAAGTTATCGGCTATTGCAGAGTATCAAGTAATAATCAAAAAGATGAGCTTGAAAGACAAGTAGAAAATGTAAAAACTTACATGATAGCGATAGGGTATTCTTTTGAGGTTGTCACAGATATAGGAAGTGGTATTAATTATAATAAAAAGGGATTAAACGAGTTGATTGATAAGGTAATTGCTTCAGAGGTTGAAAAAATAGTTGTTTTGTACAAAGATAGATTGTTAAGGTTTGGATACGAATTAATAGAAAACCTATGTCACAAATATGGCACAACTATTGACATTATTGACAATACTGAGAAAACTGAAGAACAAGAACTAGCCCATGATTTAATTCAAATTATAACAGTGTACGGTTATAAACTACAAGGGAAAAGAGCTAATAAAGCTAATAAAATGATCAAGGAGTTACTAGAAGATGATAATAGCTCTGAAGGATAGACTTGAACCCAATAATAAGCAAATGTCAAAGTTGTTTCAAAGTTCAGGTGCAGCAAGATGGGCGTATAACTGGACGCTGAGGAGACAGGAAGAAAACTATAAAAAGGGTAGCATTTTTATTAAAGATGGAGATTTAAGAAAAGAATTAACCCTTTTAAAAAAGACAGATGAATTAAAATGGCTTAATGATTATAGCAATAATATAATCATTAAGCCATTAAAGATGCTTGTGATGCTTATTATAAATTTTTCAAGAAGCTGTCAGATAGGCCGAAATTTAAGAGCAGAAAGAAAAGTCTACCTGAATTCTATCAAGACACAGAGAAAATAAAATTTAAAGAGGGTAAGGTAAGGCTTGAAAAGATAGGCTGGCTGAGGCTTTCAGAAAAAGATAGGATACCCGAAGACGTAAAATATACTAATCCAAGAGTGAAGTTTGACGGATTACATTGGTATGTATCGGTAGATATTGAGGCTAAGCAAGAAGAGGTCAACCAGGCAGGTGAAAGCATAGGTATTGATATAGGTATAAAAGATTTAGCAATATGCTCAAATAGTGATAAACCCTACAAAAGTATTAATAAGAGTAAAAGAATCAGAAGACTAGAAAAGAAACTGTGTAGATTAGAGCATAAAGTATCGAATAAATATGAAAAGAATAAGGAAGGGAGGAGTTACGTTAAAACAAGCAATATTAAAAACTGGAAAAAAGAATTAGAAAGCTGCACAAACGTCTTGATTATATCAGAACCGATTACAGGCATAAAGTAACTACCGAGATTGTGAAAATCAAGCCATCAAGGATAGTTATGGAAAGCCTGAGTGTTAAGGGAATGATGAAAAACAAGCATTTATCAAAATCTATAGCGCATCAAGGGTTTTTTGAGTTCAAAACGATGCTTCACTATAAGAGCATTAAATATGGGATTGAATTTGTAGAAGCAGATAAGTGGGATCCCTCATCAAAAACTTGTTCAGCGTGTGGCTATATGAAAACTAAACTCTCACTATCTGAAAGAGGATTTAGATGTGAAGGTTGCGGAGCTGTTATAGATAGGGATAAAAATGCAAGTATTAATTTATCAAGATATAAAGTATCATAAAGCACATAAACGATTTATGATATTTGTGTACCGTAAGTTACACGGGAATTTAAGCCTCTGGATCATTACATCAAACGATATTAGGTTTACCAAGATCGGATGCGTTGAATGAGGAAGTAAACGTAAGCTTTTATAATGATGTTATAGAGTTTTATAAGTTTCACGTAACGGTCATAGATAAGATTGGGATGCTTAATTATACACGATGTAATAATATATCGGAAAGTTCAGAAAATAATAAATAAAAATGACTCTTAGAATTGTTACCCCAAATAGCACTAGATTACCGTGCTATTTGGGGTAACAGTTATTTTTTAGGATTAAATAAAGAAACCAAAAATAGAGATATATCTACAATATAAGATTATTTGCTTGGTACATATTATTTAGAGACGCATATTATAGTAGTAAAGCAAAAGATATAGCATTATTTGTAAGAATCTATATCTATCATAGATTAGGAGGCGATTTTAATATGGAAAGTAATGAATATTGGAACAGACCAGATAGTTGGGGCAGACAAGATAGCAAATATTGTGGCGGTGGACATGGATCTAATCATTACAATAATGGATACTATGATAATTGTAATCATGATAATTGTCATTATGATGAATGTTATTATGATAGTTGCTGCTATTATATAGGACCAACAGGAGATACGGGACCAACGGGGCCAACAGGACAAACAGGATCAACAGGATCAACAGGACCAACGGGAGCAACAGGCCCAACGGGTCTACAAGGATTAATAGGGCCAACTGGGGATACAGGACCAACGGGAGCAACAGGCCCAACGGGCCCAACGGGAGATACCGGACCTGCAGTTCAATTAAGCGGTATTCAAGCTCAATTAAGTGCTTCTCCTTTAGGGATAGTTGATGATGGAGACAATGTTATTTTTGATACAGTAACAAATGATCAAAGTGCAAATATAACTTATAGTTTGATTACAGGAGTATTTACAATTAGCGCAACAGGCAATTACTATGTAAATTGGTGGGTTGCTGCAGATGGTGCCGGCGTAGCCACAACTGTAAGCTTTGGTATATCGGTAGATGGCGGCCCAGGAATACTAGGATCATCACCAATAGTTGCAGGGCAGGTAACAGGCAGTGCATTAGTAACAGTAGCAGCAGTTCCAGCAACTATTGAACTTGTAAATAATACTGGAGCGACAGTGGGGTACGGAAATACACCTGTTCAAGCTAATATAGTTATTACTGAAGTAACACCATAAGATAAAAAATAGGGAGTAAATTTAAAGAACCCAAAATACTCGTTTTAAATATCAGTAATATACTAAAGATAAAATATAGTAAGTTTGCTAGTAGACTCTATATTAATAGCGGGAAGCGTACTTTAGATGGAGTATTAATTTTAATGAAGCTGGAAGGTATGTTCTAGATTGGTGGGTAGCGACTCAAGCAGCTCTAGGCACAAATGGGTTTGATTATAGGTGGAGATATTGAAGTAGTATTTAATTTATTTGCAGATTA carries:
- a CDS encoding cob(I)yrinic acid a,c-diamide adenosyltransferase — its product is MKNGLVQVYYGDGKGKTTSAVGLGIRAVGNNYKVIMIQFLKNDLAGECKIIRDLEPYFKVFHFEKEHGLTWTLTEEEKEELRSETKNALNFAIKVMDTAECDVLILDEILNVVEEGIIAETELCELIDHKPDEMELVLTGRNLTECIAKRADSISCVKAIKHPAQKDMLGRAGMEY
- the dapB gene encoding 4-hydroxy-tetrahydrodipicolinate reductase codes for the protein MIKVLMHGCNGRVGQTISRIISQHEGIQIVAGVDPYLEVPNAFPVFSHIQECNIEADVIIDFSTAKAVVPLLEYAKNKKIPTVVCTTGLSAEEIAFIHDISTTVPLFFSANMSLGVNLLIALAKRATEVLSDSSFDIEIIEKHHNQKIDAPSGTALAIADAINETLDNTYSFCYDRSTVREKRPKKEIGIHAVRGGTIVGEHEILFAGNDEFISLTHQATSKEVFAVGAIKAAKFLAHKAPGLYNMEHLLEA
- a CDS encoding transposase, whose amino-acid sequence is MKFDGLHWYVSVDIEAKQEEVNQAGESIGIDIGIKDLAICSNSDKPYKSINKSKRIRRLEKKLCRLEHKVSNKYEKNKEGRSYVKTSNIKNWKKELESCTNVLIISEPITGIK
- a CDS encoding RNA-guided endonuclease InsQ/TnpB family protein, whose product is MRTDYRHKVTTEIVKIKPSRIVMESLSVKGMMKNKHLSKSIAHQGFFEFKTMLHYKSIKYGIEFVEADKWDPSSKTCSACGYMKTKLSLSERGFRCEGCGAVIDRDKNASINLSRYKVS
- a CDS encoding helix-turn-helix domain-containing protein, yielding MIIALKDRLEPNNKQMSKLFQSSGAARWAYNWTLRRQEENYKKGSIFIKDGDLRKELTLLKKTDELKWLNDYSNNIIIKPLKMLVMLIINFSRSCQIGRNLRAERKVYLNSIKTQRK
- a CDS encoding M48 family metallopeptidase — its product is MYQIIRQKRKTVAIDIDNDLNIVIKVPHYLKTSEINKLIQKHQSWIEKRVQEKTQHKKQHDWRVTNQILYLGEYREIYKIKEPWLRGRVVVDGNQLIIKLKEPESREETERLIEQFFKEQADSILTNLTDYYADLIHVSYNKITIRNQKTRWGSCSSKGNISYNVKILCALEEMIAYIVLHEVMHLKHFNHGKAFWQEIAEIMPDYKDKMNYFKQFGQNFII
- a CDS encoding hemolysin family protein, whose amino-acid sequence is MTTQLLIQITILIILLGFSAFFSASETALMSISKIDVRHMVEQDIKGAKLLSRLLEDPNKMLGAILVGNNLVNIAASSLATVIAIDLFKDTASGLGIGIATGVMTLLILVFGEITPKSLSNAHAHEVAILVSKPILLLVFLTNPIVKILMGTTHFIIKLFGGNADESKPFITADELRTIVTVSHEEGVLEDEEKKMIYNVFDFGDSYAKDVMIPRTDMIAININDTYEDILNLYKEEHFSRMPVYEESQDNIIGILYIKDLIIQSFDPNHFKVNAFLREVYFVHEYKRIDELFKEMRAQKIGIAIVLDEYGGTSGLVTMEDLIEEIVGDIDDEYDITEDDIIQIDDGEYLVDATCRISEVNEYLSLDITSQEFDSIGGFIIGLLDRFPTEGEQVIYQTTTFIVEETSNNRINKLRIFLKKENN
- a CDS encoding collagen-like protein, which codes for MESNEYWNRPDSWGRQDSKYCGGGHGSNHYNNGYYDNCNHDNCHYDECYYDSCCYYIGPTGDTGPTGPTGQTGSTGSTGPTGATGPTGLQGLIGPTGDTGPTGATGPTGPTGDTGPAVQLSGIQAQLSASPLGIVDDGDNVIFDTVTNDQSANITYSLITGVFTISATGNYYVNWWVAADGAGVATTVSFGISVDGGPGILGSSPIVAGQVTGSALVTVAAVPATIELVNNTGATVGYGNTPVQANIVITEVTP
- a CDS encoding collagen-like protein, yielding MRDNDAYWGRADKTYYVPRHEDEYNDCWDDRYCCDNCCDNNCYHDECICCIGPRGPKGATGFTGPTGPTGFTGPTGFTGPTGSTGFTGPAGFTGPTGPTGSTGPAGTPGGPTGDTGPTGPQGLIGTTGATGATGATGPQGLIGATGATGGTGPTGPQGLIGATGDTGPTGPQGLIGATGDTGPTGPQGLIGATGDTGPTGFTGPTGDTGAIGFTGPTGDTGPTGDTGATGPTGPEGGVLAFADFYALMPPDNAATVAPGTDVSFPQDGPISGAAIARLTASTFNLAEIGTYQVLFQVSVTEAGQLILTLDGADLAYTVVGRATGTSQIVGMALVTTTSVSSVLTVRNPAGNAAALTITPLAGGTRPVSAHLVIMQIA
- a CDS encoding IS607 family transposase — translated: MKYYAIGAFAKLIGVTQQTLRNWDKVGKLKPSHTGKSGYRYYSQQQLQCYLGFKGETVVKRKVIGYCRVSSNNQKDELERQVENVKTYMIAIGYSFEVVTDIGSGINYNKKGLNELIDKVIASEVEKIVVLYKDRLLRFGYELIENLCHKYGTTIDIIDNTEKTEEQELAHDLIQIITVYGYKLQGKRANKANKMIKELLEDDNSSEG
- the dapA gene encoding 4-hydroxy-tetrahydrodipicolinate synthase, translated to MTIFEGAGVAIVTPFYENGDINFGKLEELIDFQLQNSTDAIIICGTTGEASTMSDDEHLECIKVAVDRVKGRVPVVAGTGSNDTRHGIELTKRAKTLGADASLQVTPYYNKATQKGLIEHFTAIAKASNLPMILYSVPSRTGVNITPNTAYELSKYDFVIGLKEATGNIAQVAQIAAKCGDNLPLYSGNDDQIIPILSLGGKGVISVLSNIAPKQTHDIVKLYLGGQTKEALKLQLDLVPLIEALFCEVNPIPVKEALNLMGFNVGPCRLPLSSMEENNIAQLKQALVNAKLLV
- a CDS encoding small, acid-soluble spore protein, alpha/beta type, with protein sequence MKTNESKNKEKLFDALSEHEKMKLEIAEELGLLDQVQQGGWKSLSAKETGRIGGLMTKRKRELSSKTEENTK